Proteins encoded by one window of Mycolicibacterium sp. ND9-15:
- the groES gene encoding co-chaperone GroES translates to MASVNIKPLEDKILVQANEAETTTASGLVIPDTAKEKPQEGTVVAVGPGRWDDEGEKRIPLDVAEGDTVIYSKYGGTEIKYNGEEYLILSARDVLAVVNK, encoded by the coding sequence GTGGCGAGCGTGAACATCAAGCCACTCGAGGACAAGATCCTCGTTCAGGCCAACGAGGCCGAGACCACGACCGCTTCCGGTCTGGTCATCCCCGACACCGCCAAGGAAAAGCCGCAGGAAGGCACCGTCGTCGCAGTTGGCCCCGGCCGCTGGGACGACGAGGGCGAGAAGCGCATCCCCCTGGACGTTGCCGAGGGCGACACCGTCATCTACAGCAAGTACGGCGGCACCGAGATCAAGTACAACGGCGAGGAGTACCTGATCCTGTCGGCCCGCGACGTGCTGGCCGTCGTCAACAAGTAA
- a CDS encoding alpha/beta fold hydrolase: MAADADSAGRKAKNAGLMAGVAGLTAVGTAAGVSAARSLRYRNYIEDAYTGEDFELLNADRGSVVMTVDGVPLVVREVGPVTAPLTVVFAHGWCMRMGSFHFQRARLEAEWGSQVRMVFYDQRGHGQSGEAPIETYNVTQLGRDLETILQVMVPSGPVVLVGHSMGGMTVLSQARQFSEHYGPCVVGAALISSAAEGLPRSPIGEILQNPALEAVRFTARYMPKLVHRTRAAGWAGIKPILRAASYGDEKVSPSVVSFSERMIHDTPIATLVEFLHALEVHDESAALPVLAKIPTLVACGDRDLLTPVVHSQQMAAALPKSELLIVPGAGHLVQLEEPEVINDALVRLVERAMPSKLVAMTRRLQGKVKRSNG, from the coding sequence ATGGCCGCCGACGCCGACTCGGCGGGCCGGAAGGCCAAGAACGCCGGGTTGATGGCGGGGGTGGCCGGTCTGACAGCGGTCGGCACGGCGGCCGGTGTCTCGGCCGCCCGCTCGCTGCGTTACCGCAACTACATCGAAGACGCCTATACCGGTGAGGATTTCGAGCTGCTCAACGCCGACCGCGGCTCGGTGGTGATGACTGTCGACGGGGTGCCGTTGGTCGTGCGCGAGGTGGGACCGGTAACCGCGCCGCTGACCGTGGTGTTCGCTCACGGCTGGTGCATGCGGATGGGGTCGTTTCACTTCCAGCGCGCGCGGTTGGAAGCCGAATGGGGCTCGCAGGTGCGCATGGTGTTCTACGACCAGCGCGGCCACGGCCAGTCCGGGGAAGCGCCGATCGAGACCTACAACGTGACCCAGCTAGGCCGCGATCTGGAGACGATTCTGCAGGTGATGGTGCCGAGCGGCCCGGTGGTGCTGGTCGGGCATTCGATGGGCGGCATGACCGTACTGTCGCAGGCCCGGCAGTTCTCGGAACATTACGGCCCCTGTGTCGTCGGCGCCGCGCTGATCTCCTCGGCCGCCGAAGGTCTGCCCAGGTCTCCGATCGGTGAGATCCTGCAAAACCCGGCGCTGGAAGCGGTCCGGTTCACCGCCCGGTACATGCCGAAGCTGGTGCACCGCACCCGCGCTGCCGGCTGGGCGGGCATCAAGCCGATCCTTCGCGCCGCGTCCTACGGCGACGAGAAGGTAAGCCCAAGTGTCGTCTCGTTCTCCGAGAGGATGATTCACGACACCCCGATCGCGACGCTGGTCGAGTTCCTGCACGCGTTGGAGGTGCACGACGAATCGGCGGCGTTGCCGGTGCTCGCCAAGATCCCGACGCTGGTTGCGTGCGGCGACCGCGATCTGCTCACCCCGGTCGTGCATTCTCAGCAGATGGCCGCGGCCCTGCCCAAGTCCGAGCTGCTGATCGTCCCCGGCGCCGGCCACCTGGTGCAGTTGGAAGAACCCGAGGTGATCAACGATGCACTGGTGCGCCTGGTGGAACGGGCGATGCCGTCCAAGCTCGTCGCGATGACCCGTCGACTGCAGGGCAAGGTCAAGCGGTCCAATGGCTGA
- the rimI gene encoding ribosomal protein S18-alanine N-acetyltransferase, with the protein MSIEYGPLKRSDAARCAELEAQLFDGDDPWPERAFLAELAAKHIRYVAARDADKLVGYAGIARLGRKTPYEYEIHTVGVDPAYQGQGIGKRMVAELLDRASGATVFLEVRTDNEPAIKLYESFGFVNVGLRKRYYRASGADAYTMRRDPT; encoded by the coding sequence GTGAGCATCGAGTACGGGCCGTTGAAGCGCTCCGACGCGGCCAGGTGCGCCGAGTTGGAGGCCCAACTGTTCGACGGTGATGATCCGTGGCCCGAGCGGGCGTTCCTCGCCGAACTCGCCGCCAAGCACATCCGTTATGTCGCGGCACGCGATGCGGACAAGCTCGTCGGTTATGCCGGTATCGCCCGGCTGGGCCGAAAAACACCGTACGAGTATGAGATTCACACGGTCGGGGTGGATCCGGCCTACCAGGGGCAGGGTATCGGCAAACGCATGGTGGCCGAGCTGCTGGACCGCGCTTCGGGCGCCACCGTGTTCCTCGAGGTTCGCACCGACAACGAACCGGCGATCAAGCTCTACGAGAGCTTCGGCTTCGTCAATGTCGGGCTGCGCAAGCGCTACTACCGGGCCAGCGGTGCCGACGCCTATACGATGCGGCGAGACCCGACATGA
- the alr gene encoding alanine racemase has translation METTELTRSTPIAEAVVDLDAIAHNVRVLREHAGSAQVMAVVKADGYGHGAVPAAHTALAAGATELGVATVDEAMALRRAGITAPVLSWLHAPGTDFAPALQADVQFAVSSLRQLTEVLDATRRTGLPATLTLKVDTGLNRNGVGVAAYPQVLEAVRRAHAEQAIRLRGIMSHLVSADDPDNPINDLQAHRLMAMVAQARELGLQPEIAHLANSPAVLTRHDLAFDMVRPGVAVYGLNPVPQRGDMGLVPAMTLKCQVALVKSVRAGEGVSYGHTWVADQDTTVALLPIGYADGVVRALSGRLEVLINGRLRPGVGRICMDQFVVNLGAAASDVREGDEAVLFGPGASGEPTAQHWADLLDTIHYEVVTSPRGRVVRSYRKAGAR, from the coding sequence ATGGAGACGACCGAGCTGACGAGATCGACTCCCATCGCTGAGGCGGTGGTCGACCTCGACGCGATCGCGCACAACGTGCGGGTGCTGCGGGAACACGCGGGTTCGGCACAGGTGATGGCGGTCGTCAAGGCGGACGGCTACGGCCACGGCGCCGTCCCGGCCGCGCATACCGCGCTGGCCGCGGGCGCCACCGAACTGGGTGTTGCCACCGTCGACGAGGCTATGGCGCTGCGCCGGGCAGGCATCACCGCGCCGGTGCTGTCCTGGTTGCACGCGCCCGGCACCGACTTCGCCCCCGCATTGCAGGCCGATGTGCAGTTCGCGGTGTCCTCGCTGCGACAGCTGACCGAAGTCCTCGATGCCACCCGGCGGACCGGGCTTCCCGCGACCCTCACCCTGAAGGTCGACACCGGGCTCAACCGCAATGGCGTCGGCGTGGCGGCCTACCCGCAGGTGCTGGAGGCAGTGCGCCGCGCACACGCCGAACAAGCGATCCGGCTGCGCGGCATCATGAGCCATCTGGTGTCTGCCGACGACCCCGACAACCCGATCAACGACCTGCAGGCGCACCGCCTGATGGCGATGGTCGCGCAGGCCCGCGAACTGGGGCTGCAACCCGAGATCGCCCACCTGGCCAACTCGCCGGCCGTGCTGACCCGGCACGACCTGGCGTTCGACATGGTGCGGCCGGGTGTCGCCGTGTACGGGCTGAACCCGGTGCCGCAGCGTGGCGACATGGGCCTGGTTCCCGCCATGACGCTGAAATGCCAAGTCGCGCTGGTGAAATCGGTACGCGCAGGCGAAGGGGTTTCGTATGGGCACACCTGGGTCGCCGACCAGGACACGACGGTCGCACTGTTGCCGATCGGCTACGCCGACGGGGTCGTCCGCGCGTTGAGTGGGCGCCTGGAGGTGTTGATCAACGGACGGCTACGTCCCGGCGTGGGTCGGATCTGCATGGATCAGTTCGTCGTCAACCTCGGCGCGGCGGCATCCGACGTCCGCGAGGGCGACGAGGCAGTGCTGTTCGGTCCGGGTGCCTCAGGCGAGCCGACCGCCCAGCATTGGGCCGACCTGCTCGACACGATTCACTACGAGGTCGTCACCAGCCCGCGTGGTCGGGTGGTGCGCAGTTATCGAAAGGCGGGTGCACGGTGA
- the tsaE gene encoding tRNA (adenosine(37)-N6)-threonylcarbamoyltransferase complex ATPase subunit type 1 TsaE codes for MADVPVHARSGTAELPTAEDTIALGAELGEQLRAGDVVVLSGPLGAGKTVLAKGIARAMDVQGPVTSPTFVLARVHRARRVGTPAMVHVDMYRLLDHVGADLLAELDSLDLDTDLDDAVVVVEWGEGLAERLSDSHLDVRLERLSDSEVRTAVWNWSTP; via the coding sequence ATGGCTGATGTCCCGGTGCACGCCCGCAGCGGCACCGCCGAGCTGCCCACCGCCGAGGACACCATCGCGTTAGGTGCTGAGCTCGGTGAGCAGTTGCGCGCGGGCGACGTCGTGGTGCTGTCCGGTCCGCTTGGCGCTGGAAAGACCGTGTTGGCCAAGGGAATAGCGCGGGCGATGGACGTCCAGGGTCCGGTCACCTCGCCGACGTTCGTGCTGGCCCGCGTGCACCGGGCACGGCGAGTCGGTACCCCGGCCATGGTGCACGTCGACATGTACCGGCTGCTCGATCACGTCGGCGCCGATCTGCTCGCCGAACTGGATTCGCTGGATCTCGACACCGATCTCGATGACGCGGTCGTCGTCGTGGAATGGGGTGAGGGCCTCGCCGAACGGCTCTCCGACAGCCACCTCGACGTCCGGCTGGAACGGTTGTCCGACAGCGAAGTGCGCACGGCCGTATGGAACTGGAGCACGCCGTGA
- the tsaB gene encoding tRNA (adenosine(37)-N6)-threonylcarbamoyltransferase complex dimerization subunit type 1 TsaB encodes MELEHAVTLVLAIDTATPAVTAGIVRVDGLEVLAERVTVDARAHAEQLTPNTVGALADAGLSVDDLDAVVVGCGPGPFTGLRVGMATAAAYGHALGVPVHGVCSLDAIGIETVGEALVVTDARRREVYWARYRDGVRVDGPAVCAPADVPAGAAAVAGSPEHTALFDLPRQAPVYPTASGLVHAVADWTSEPAPLVPLYLRRPDAKPSVVSR; translated from the coding sequence ATGGAACTGGAGCACGCCGTGACGCTCGTTCTCGCCATCGACACGGCCACACCGGCCGTCACCGCAGGCATCGTGCGCGTGGACGGACTCGAGGTGTTGGCCGAGCGGGTCACGGTCGACGCACGGGCGCATGCCGAGCAGCTCACGCCGAACACGGTCGGGGCGCTGGCCGATGCCGGGCTCAGCGTCGACGACCTGGACGCGGTCGTCGTCGGCTGTGGGCCCGGGCCGTTCACCGGTCTGCGCGTCGGTATGGCGACCGCTGCCGCGTACGGCCATGCCCTCGGCGTGCCGGTCCACGGCGTCTGCAGCCTGGACGCGATCGGCATCGAAACCGTTGGAGAGGCACTCGTGGTGACCGACGCGCGCCGTCGGGAGGTGTACTGGGCGCGCTATCGCGACGGGGTGCGCGTCGACGGACCCGCCGTCTGCGCACCCGCGGACGTGCCCGCGGGCGCTGCAGCGGTCGCCGGGTCTCCTGAGCACACGGCGCTGTTCGACCTGCCGCGGCAGGCACCGGTCTATCCGACCGCTTCGGGGCTGGTGCATGCGGTCGCTGACTGGACGTCTGAACCGGCTCCGCTGGTGCCGCTGTATCTGCGCCGCCCCGATGCCAAACCGTCGGTTGTGAGCCGGTGA
- the tsaD gene encoding tRNA (adenosine(37)-N6)-threonylcarbamoyltransferase complex transferase subunit TsaD, producing MTIILAIESSCDETGVGIAELGADGSVTLLADEVASSVDEHVRFGGVVPEIASRAHLEALGPTMRRALLAAGVDKPDIIAATIGPGLAGALLVGVAAAKAYSAAWGVPFYAVNHLGGHLAADVYDHGPLPECIGLLVSGGHTHLLHVRSLGEPIIELGSTVDDAAGEAYDKVARLLGLGYPGGRVLDDLAREGDPDVIVFPRGMTGPRDDPFAFSFSGLKTAVARYVESHPEASTADVAAGFQEAVADVLTRKAVRAAKSLNVSTLLIAGGVAANSRLRELAQERCAANGLTLRIPRPRLCTDNGAMIASFAAHLIAAGAPPSPLDVASDPGLPVVQGQVA from the coding sequence ATGACGATCATCCTGGCCATCGAGAGCTCCTGCGACGAAACCGGCGTCGGCATCGCCGAATTGGGTGCCGACGGGTCGGTGACGTTGCTCGCCGACGAGGTGGCCTCCAGCGTCGACGAACATGTTCGGTTCGGCGGGGTGGTGCCGGAGATCGCGTCACGGGCGCACCTGGAGGCGTTGGGCCCTACGATGCGCCGCGCGCTGCTCGCGGCCGGTGTGGACAAACCGGATATCATCGCGGCGACGATCGGTCCCGGCCTGGCGGGCGCGTTGTTGGTGGGAGTGGCTGCGGCGAAAGCGTATTCGGCGGCGTGGGGAGTGCCGTTCTACGCCGTCAACCACCTCGGCGGGCACCTGGCCGCCGACGTGTACGACCACGGCCCGCTGCCGGAGTGCATCGGGCTGCTGGTGTCGGGCGGGCACACCCATCTGCTGCACGTCCGGTCGCTGGGCGAGCCGATCATCGAGCTCGGCAGCACCGTCGACGACGCCGCGGGCGAGGCTTACGACAAAGTGGCGCGGCTACTGGGCTTGGGCTATCCCGGCGGCAGGGTGCTCGACGACCTGGCCCGCGAGGGCGACCCTGACGTGATCGTGTTCCCCCGCGGGATGACCGGCCCCCGCGATGATCCGTTCGCGTTCAGCTTCTCCGGCCTGAAGACCGCGGTGGCGCGCTACGTAGAGAGTCATCCCGAGGCGTCGACGGCGGACGTGGCGGCCGGATTCCAGGAGGCGGTGGCCGACGTGCTGACGCGCAAGGCGGTGCGCGCGGCCAAGAGCCTGAACGTGTCGACGCTGCTGATTGCCGGCGGGGTGGCGGCGAATTCGCGGCTGCGTGAGTTGGCCCAGGAGCGGTGCGCCGCCAACGGGCTGACCCTGCGGATTCCGCGGCCCCGGCTGTGCACCGACAACGGGGCGATGATCGCGTCGTTCGCCGCGCACCTGATTGCGGCGGGCGCGCCGCCGTCGCCCCTGGACGTGGCAAGCGATCCGGGGTTGCCGGTGGTGCAGGGCCAAGTCGCATGA